The proteins below come from a single Gopherus evgoodei ecotype Sinaloan lineage unplaced genomic scaffold, rGopEvg1_v1.p scaffold_49_arrow_ctg1, whole genome shotgun sequence genomic window:
- the LOC115643024 gene encoding uncharacterized PE-PGRS family protein PE_PGRS46-like isoform X1, which yields MAVSVTPTFLRCFVMLGPTSLCSGVSAGCVEHLSGTQGVAGGHRGGCCWGVQGGRVELRDSEAGVAGLYRGRALLGGSEADVARLYRGWVLLGCTGGEGGAEGLGGGCCWVVQGVGVAGVYRGAGGAEGLRGGRCWVVQGVDGAGGLRGGCCWVVQGVLLGDSEAGVAGLYRGRALLGDSEAGVAGLYRGRVLLGDSEVGVAGLYRGRVLLGDSEVGVVGLYRGAGVAGGLRGRCCWVVRGGVAGLYRGCCWEAQRRVLLGCTGGRVLLGDSEAGVAGLYRGCCWEAQRRVLLGCTGAGVAGRLRGGCCWVVQGRVLLGDSEAGVAGLYRGCCWEAQRRVLLGCTGAGVAGRLRGGCCWVVQGVLLGGSEAGVAGLYRGGCCWEAQRRVLLGCTGGGCCWGTQRRVLLGCKVGVLLGDSEAGVARLHRGQVLLGDSEAGVAGLYGGGVAWGLRGGCCWVVQGGGCCWGTQRQVLLGCTGGAVLLGDSEAGVARLYRGAVLLGDSEAGVARLYRGAVLLGDSEAGVAGLYRGAGVAGGLRGGSCWVAQGAGVAGGLRGGCCWVVWWGSCWGTQRRVLLGCTGVLMGRICCTSGRRIKAPSPHSPTDPLAHTAGGR from the exons atggCTGTGAGTGTGACACCCACATTTCTTCGGTGTTTTGTCATGCTGGGCCCCACATCCCTGTGTTCAGGGGTCTCTGCCGGGTGCGTTGAGCATTTGTCTGGCACACAGGGTGTTGCTGGGG gacaca GGGGTGGGTGTTGCTGGGGTGTACAGGGGGGGCGGGTGGAGCTGAGGGACTCAGAGGCGGGCGTTGCTGGGTTGTACAGGGGGCGGGCGTTGCTGGGTGGCTCAGAGGCAGATGTTGCTAGGTTGTACAGGGGGTGGGTGTTGCTGGGGTGTACAGGGGGGGAGGGTGGAGCTGAGGGACTCGGAGGTGGGTGTTGTTGG GTTGTACAGGGGGTGGGTGTTGCTGGGGTGTACAGGGGGGCGGGTGGAGCTGAGGGACTCAGAGGTGGGCGTTGCTGGGTTGTACAGGGGGTGGATGGTGCTGGGGGACTCAGAGGCGGGTGTTGCTGGGTTGTACAGGGGGTGTTGCTGGGGGACTCAGAGGCGGGCGTTGCTGGGTTGTACAGGGGGCGGGCGTTGCTGGGGGACTCAGAGGCAGGTGTTGCTGGGTTGTACAGGGGGCGGGTGTTGCTGGGGGACTCAGAG GTGGGAGTTGCTGGGTTGTACAGGGGGCGGGTGTTGCTGGGGGACTCAGAGGTGGGTGTTGTTGGGTTGTACAGGGGGGCGGGCGTTGCTGGGGGACTCAGAGGCAGGTGTTGCTGGGTTGTACGGGGGGGTGTTGCTGGGTTGTACAGGGGGTGTTGCTGGGAGGCTCAGAGGCGGGTGTTGCTGGGTTGTACAGGG GGGCGGGTGTTGCTGGGGGACTCAGAGGCGGGTGTTGCTGGGTTGTACAGGGGGTGTTGCTGGGAGGCTCAGAGGCGGGTGTTGCTGGGTTGTACAGGGGCGGGTGTTGCTGGGAGGCTCAGAGGCGGGTGTTGCTGGGTTGTACAGGGGCGGGTGTTGCTGGGGGACTCAGAGGCGGGTGTTGCTGGGTTGTACAGGGGGTGTTGCTGGGAGGCGCAGAGGCGGGTGTTGCTGGGTTGTACAGGGGCGGGTGTTGCTGGGAGGCTCAGAGGCGGGTGTTGCTGGGTTGTACAGGGGGTGTTGCTGGGAGGCTCAGAGGCGGGTGTTGCTGGGTTGTACAGGGGCGGGTGTTGCTGGGAGGCTCAGAGGCGGGTGTTGCTGGGTTGTACAGGGGGTGGGTGTTGCTGGGGGACTCAGAGGCGGGTGTTGCTGGGTTGTAAGGTGGGGGTGTTGCTTGGGGACTCAGAGGCGGGTGTTGCTCGGTTGCACAGGGGGCAGGTGTTGCTGGGGGACTCAGAGGCAGGTGTTGCCGGGTTGTACGGTGGGGGTGTTGCTTGGGGACTCAGAGGCGGGTGTTGCTGGGTTGTACAGGGGGGCGGGTGTTGCTGGGGGACTCAGAGGCAGGTGTTGCTGGGTTGTACAGGGGGAGCGGTGTTGCTGGGGGACTCAGAGGCGGGTGTTGCTCGGTTGTACAGGGGAGCGGTGTTGCTGGGGGACTCAGAGGCGGGTGTTGCTCGGTTGTACAGGGGAGCGGTGTTGCTGGGGGACTCAGAGGCAGGTGTTGCTGGGTTGTACAGGGGGGCGGGTGTTGCTGGGGGACTCAGAGGCGGGAGTTGCTGGGTTGCACAGGGGGCAGGTGTTGCTGGGGGACTCAGAGGCGGGTGTTGCTGGGTTGTATGGTGGGGGTCTTGCTGGGGGACTCAGAGGCGGGTGTTGCTGGGTTGCACAGGGGTGCTGATGGGCAGGATATGCTGCACCTCAGGGAGAAGGATCAAggcccccagcccccacagccccactgaccCTCTAGCCCACACggctggggggaggtga
- the LOC115643024 gene encoding uncharacterized PE-PGRS family protein PE_PGRS54-like isoform X15: MVLGDSEAGVAGLYRGCCWGTQRRALLGCTGGGRCWGTQRQVLLGCTGGGCCWGTQRRVLLGCTGGWMVLGDSEVGVAGLYRGRVLLGDSEVGVVGLYRGAGVAGGLRGRCCWVVRGGVAGLYRGCCWEAQRRVLLGCTGGRVLLGDSEAGVAGLYRGCCWEAQRRVLLGCTGAGVAGRLRGGCCWVVQGRVLLGDSEAGVAGLYRGCCWEAQRRVLLGCTGAGVAGRLRGGCCWVVQGVLLGGSEAGVAGLYRGGCCWEAQRRVLLGCTGGGCCWGTQRRVLLGCKVGVLLGDSEAGVARLHRGQVLLGDSEAGVAGLYGGGVAWGLRGGCCWVVQGGGCCWGTQRQVLLGCTGGAVLLGDSEAGVARLYRGAVLLGDSEAGVARLYRGAVLLGDSEAGVAGLYRGAGVAGGLRGGSCWVAQGAGVAGGLRGGCCWVVWWGSCWGTQRRVLLGCTGVLMGRICCTSGRRIKAPSPHSPTDPLAHTAGGR; this comes from the exons ATGGTGCTGGGGGACTCAGAGGCGGGTGTTGCTGGGTTGTACAGGGGGTGTTGCTGGGGGACTCAGAGGCGGGCGTTGCTGGGTTGTACAGGGGGCGGGCGTTGCTGGGGGACTCAGAGGCAGGTGTTGCTGGGTTGTACAGGGGGCGGGTGTTGCTGGGGGACTCAGAGGCGGGTGTTGCTGGG TTGTACAGGGGGGTGGATGGTGCTGGGGGACTCAGAGGTGGGAGTTGCTGGGTTGTACAGGGGGCGGGTGTTGCTGGGGGACTCAGAGGTGGGTGTTGTTGGGTTGTACAGGGGGGCGGGCGTTGCTGGGGGACTCAGAGGCAGGTGTTGCTGGGTTGTACGGGGGGGTGTTGCTGGGTTGTACAGGGGGTGTTGCTGGGAGGCTCAGAGGCGGGTGTTGCTGGGTTGTACAGGG GGGCGGGTGTTGCTGGGGGACTCAGAGGCGGGTGTTGCTGGGTTGTACAGGGGGTGTTGCTGGGAGGCTCAGAGGCGGGTGTTGCTGGGTTGTACAGGGGCGGGTGTTGCTGGGAGGCTCAGAGGCGGGTGTTGCTGGGTTGTACAGGGGCGGGTGTTGCTGGGGGACTCAGAGGCGGGTGTTGCTGGGTTGTACAGGGGGTGTTGCTGGGAGGCGCAGAGGCGGGTGTTGCTGGGTTGTACAGGGGCGGGTGTTGCTGGGAGGCTCAGAGGCGGGTGTTGCTGGGTTGTACAGGGGGTGTTGCTGGGAGGCTCAGAGGCGGGTGTTGCTGGGTTGTACAGGGGCGGGTGTTGCTGGGAGGCTCAGAGGCGGGTGTTGCTGGGTTGTACAGGGGGTGGGTGTTGCTGGGGGACTCAGAGGCGGGTGTTGCTGGGTTGTAAGGTGGGGGTGTTGCTTGGGGACTCAGAGGCGGGTGTTGCTCGGTTGCACAGGGGGCAGGTGTTGCTGGGGGACTCAGAGGCAGGTGTTGCCGGGTTGTACGGTGGGGGTGTTGCTTGGGGACTCAGAGGCGGGTGTTGCTGGGTTGTACAGGGGGGCGGGTGTTGCTGGGGGACTCAGAGGCAGGTGTTGCTGGGTTGTACAGGGGGAGCGGTGTTGCTGGGGGACTCAGAGGCGGGTGTTGCTCGGTTGTACAGGGGAGCGGTGTTGCTGGGGGACTCAGAGGCGGGTGTTGCTCGGTTGTACAGGGGAGCGGTGTTGCTGGGGGACTCAGAGGCAGGTGTTGCTGGGTTGTACAGGGGGGCGGGTGTTGCTGGGGGACTCAGAGGCGGGAGTTGCTGGGTTGCACAGGGGGCAGGTGTTGCTGGGGGACTCAGAGGCGGGTGTTGCTGGGTTGTATGGTGGGGGTCTTGCTGGGGGACTCAGAGGCGGGTGTTGCTGGGTTGCACAGGGGTGCTGATGGGCAGGATATGCTGCACCTCAGGGAGAAGGATCAAggcccccagcccccacagccccactgaccCTCTAGCCCACACggctggggggaggtga
- the LOC115643024 gene encoding glycine-rich cell wall structural protein-like isoform X7, whose amino-acid sequence MAVSVTPTFLRCFVMLGPTSLCSGVSAGCVEHLSGTQGVAGGHRGGCCWGVQGGRVELRDSEAGVAGLYRGRALLGGSEADVARLYRGWVLLGCTGGEGGAEGLGGGCCWVVQGVGVAGVYRGAGGAEGLRGGRCWVVQGAGVAGGLRGRCCWVVQGAGVAGGLRGGCCWVVQGGGWCWGTQRWELLGCTGGGCCWGTQRWVLLGCTGGRALLGDSEAGVAGLYGGVLLGCTGGVAGRLRGGCCWVVQGGGCCWGTQRRVLLGCTGGVAGRLRGGCCWVVQGRVLLGGSEAGVAGLYRGGCCWGTQRRVLLGCTGGVAGRRRGGCCWVVQGRVLLGGSEAGVAGLYRGRVLLGCTGGGCCWGTQRRVLLGCKVGVLLGDSEAGVARLHRGQVLLGDSEAGVAGLYGGGVAWGLRGGCCWVVQGGGCCWGTQRQVLLGCTGGAVLLGDSEAGVARLYRGAVLLGDSEAGVARLYRGAVLLGDSEAGVAGLYRGAGVAGGLRGGSCWVAQGAGVAGGLRGGCCWVVWWGSCWGTQRRVLLGCTGVLMGRICCTSGRRIKAPSPHSPTDPLAHTAGGR is encoded by the exons atggCTGTGAGTGTGACACCCACATTTCTTCGGTGTTTTGTCATGCTGGGCCCCACATCCCTGTGTTCAGGGGTCTCTGCCGGGTGCGTTGAGCATTTGTCTGGCACACAGGGTGTTGCTGGGG gacaca GGGGTGGGTGTTGCTGGGGTGTACAGGGGGGGCGGGTGGAGCTGAGGGACTCAGAGGCGGGCGTTGCTGGGTTGTACAGGGGGCGGGCGTTGCTGGGTGGCTCAGAGGCAGATGTTGCTAGGTTGTACAGGGGGTGGGTGTTGCTGGGGTGTACAGGGGGGGAGGGTGGAGCTGAGGGACTCGGAGGTGGGTGTTGTTGG GTTGTACAGGGGGTGGGTGTTGCTGGGGTGTACAGGGGGGCGGGTGGAGCTGAGGGACTCAGAG GCGGGCGTTGCTGGGTTGTACAGGGGGCGGGCGTTGCTGGGGGACTCAGAGGCAGGTGTTGCTGGGTTGTACAGGGGGCGGGTGTTGCTGGGGGACTCAGAGGCGGGTGTTGCTGGG TTGTACAGGGGGGTGGATGGTGCTGGGGGACTCAGAGGTGGGAGTTGCTGGGTTGTACAGGGGGCGGGTGTTGCTGGGGGACTCAGAGGTGGGTGTTGTTGGGTTGTACAGGGGGGCGGGCGTTGCTGGGGGACTCAGAGGCAGGTGTTGCTGGGTTGTACGGGGGGGTGTTGCTGGGTTGTACAGGGGGTGTTGCTGGGAGGCTCAGAGGCGGGTGTTGCTGGGTTGTACAGGG GGGCGGGTGTTGCTGGGGGACTCAGAGGCGGGTGTTGCTGGGTTGTACAGGGGGTGTTGCTGGGAGGCTCAGAGGCGGGTGTTGCTGGGTTGTACAGGGGCGGGTGTTGCTGGGAGGCTCAGAGGCGGGTGTTGCTGGGTTGTACAGGGGCGGGTGTTGCTGGGGGACTCAGAGGCGGGTGTTGCTGGGTTGTACAGGGGGTGTTGCTGGGAGGCGCAGAGGCGGGTGTTGCTGGGTTGTACAGGGGCGGGTGTTGCTGGGAGGCTCAGAGGCGGGTGTTGCTGGGTTGTACAGGGG GCGGGTGTTGCTGGGTTGTACAGGGGGTGGGTGTTGCTGGGGGACTCAGAGGCGGGTGTTGCTGGGTTGTAAGGTGGGGGTGTTGCTTGGGGACTCAGAGGCGGGTGTTGCTCGGTTGCACAGGGGGCAGGTGTTGCTGGGGGACTCAGAGGCAGGTGTTGCCGGGTTGTACGGTGGGGGTGTTGCTTGGGGACTCAGAGGCGGGTGTTGCTGGGTTGTACAGGGGGGCGGGTGTTGCTGGGGGACTCAGAGGCAGGTGTTGCTGGGTTGTACAGGGGGAGCGGTGTTGCTGGGGGACTCAGAGGCGGGTGTTGCTCGGTTGTACAGGGGAGCGGTGTTGCTGGGGGACTCAGAGGCGGGTGTTGCTCGGTTGTACAGGGGAGCGGTGTTGCTGGGGGACTCAGAGGCAGGTGTTGCTGGGTTGTACAGGGGGGCGGGTGTTGCTGGGGGACTCAGAGGCGGGAGTTGCTGGGTTGCACAGGGGGCAGGTGTTGCTGGGGGACTCAGAGGCGGGTGTTGCTGGGTTGTATGGTGGGGGTCTTGCTGGGGGACTCAGAGGCGGGTGTTGCTGGGTTGCACAGGGGTGCTGATGGGCAGGATATGCTGCACCTCAGGGAGAAGGATCAAggcccccagcccccacagccccactgaccCTCTAGCCCACACggctggggggaggtga
- the LOC115643024 gene encoding uncharacterized PE-PGRS family protein PE_PGRS46-like isoform X8, with protein sequence MAVSVTPTFLRCFVMLGPTSLCSGVSAGCVEHLSGTQGVAGGHRGGCCWGVQGGRVELRDSEAGVAGLYRGRALLGGSEADVARLYRGWVLLGCTGGEGGAEGLGGGCCWVVQGVGVAGVYRGAGGAEGLRGGRCWVVQGVDGAGGLRGGCCWVVQGAGVAGGLRGGCCWVVQGGGWCWGTQRWELLGCTGGGCCWGTQRWVLLGCTGGRALLGDSEAGVAGLYGGVLLGCTGGVAGRLRGGCCWVVQGGGCCWGTQRRVLLGCTGGVAGRLRGGCCWVVQGRVLLGGSEAGVAGLYRGGCCWGTQRRVLLGCTGGVAGRRRGGCCWVVQGRVLLGGSEAGVAGLYRGRVLLGCTGGGCCWGTQRRVLLGCKVGVLLGDSEAGVARLHRGQVLLGDSEAGVAGLYGGGVAWGLRGGCCWVVQGGGCCWGTQRQVLLGCTGGAVLLGDSEAGVARLYRGAVLLGDSEAGVARLYRGAVLLGDSEAGVAGLYRGAGVAGGLRGGSCWVAQGAGVAGGLRGGCCWVVWWGSCWGTQRRVLLGCTGVLMGRICCTSGRRIKAPSPHSPTDPLAHTAGGR encoded by the exons atggCTGTGAGTGTGACACCCACATTTCTTCGGTGTTTTGTCATGCTGGGCCCCACATCCCTGTGTTCAGGGGTCTCTGCCGGGTGCGTTGAGCATTTGTCTGGCACACAGGGTGTTGCTGGGG gacaca GGGGTGGGTGTTGCTGGGGTGTACAGGGGGGGCGGGTGGAGCTGAGGGACTCAGAGGCGGGCGTTGCTGGGTTGTACAGGGGGCGGGCGTTGCTGGGTGGCTCAGAGGCAGATGTTGCTAGGTTGTACAGGGGGTGGGTGTTGCTGGGGTGTACAGGGGGGGAGGGTGGAGCTGAGGGACTCGGAGGTGGGTGTTGTTGG GTTGTACAGGGGGTGGGTGTTGCTGGGGTGTACAGGGGGGCGGGTGGAGCTGAGGGACTCAGAGGTGGGCGTTGCTGGGTTGTACAGGGGGTGGATGGTGCTGGGGGACTCAGAGGCGG GTGTTGCTGGGTTGTACAGGGGGCGGGTGTTGCTGGGGGACTCAGAGGCGGGTGTTGCTGGG TTGTACAGGGGGGTGGATGGTGCTGGGGGACTCAGAGGTGGGAGTTGCTGGGTTGTACAGGGGGCGGGTGTTGCTGGGGGACTCAGAGGTGGGTGTTGTTGGGTTGTACAGGGGGGCGGGCGTTGCTGGGGGACTCAGAGGCAGGTGTTGCTGGGTTGTACGGGGGGGTGTTGCTGGGTTGTACAGGGGGTGTTGCTGGGAGGCTCAGAGGCGGGTGTTGCTGGGTTGTACAGGG GGGCGGGTGTTGCTGGGGGACTCAGAGGCGGGTGTTGCTGGGTTGTACAGGGGGTGTTGCTGGGAGGCTCAGAGGCGGGTGTTGCTGGGTTGTACAGGGGCGGGTGTTGCTGGGAGGCTCAGAGGCGGGTGTTGCTGGGTTGTACAGGGGCGGGTGTTGCTGGGGGACTCAGAGGCGGGTGTTGCTGGGTTGTACAGGGGGTGTTGCTGGGAGGCGCAGAGGCGGGTGTTGCTGGGTTGTACAGGGGCGGGTGTTGCTGGGAGGCTCAGAGGCGGGTGTTGCTGGGTTGTACAGGGG GCGGGTGTTGCTGGGTTGTACAGGGGGTGGGTGTTGCTGGGGGACTCAGAGGCGGGTGTTGCTGGGTTGTAAGGTGGGGGTGTTGCTTGGGGACTCAGAGGCGGGTGTTGCTCGGTTGCACAGGGGGCAGGTGTTGCTGGGGGACTCAGAGGCAGGTGTTGCCGGGTTGTACGGTGGGGGTGTTGCTTGGGGACTCAGAGGCGGGTGTTGCTGGGTTGTACAGGGGGGCGGGTGTTGCTGGGGGACTCAGAGGCAGGTGTTGCTGGGTTGTACAGGGGGAGCGGTGTTGCTGGGGGACTCAGAGGCGGGTGTTGCTCGGTTGTACAGGGGAGCGGTGTTGCTGGGGGACTCAGAGGCGGGTGTTGCTCGGTTGTACAGGGGAGCGGTGTTGCTGGGGGACTCAGAGGCAGGTGTTGCTGGGTTGTACAGGGGGGCGGGTGTTGCTGGGGGACTCAGAGGCGGGAGTTGCTGGGTTGCACAGGGGGCAGGTGTTGCTGGGGGACTCAGAGGCGGGTGTTGCTGGGTTGTATGGTGGGGGTCTTGCTGGGGGACTCAGAGGCGGGTGTTGCTGGGTTGCACAGGGGTGCTGATGGGCAGGATATGCTGCACCTCAGGGAGAAGGATCAAggcccccagcccccacagccccactgaccCTCTAGCCCACACggctggggggaggtga
- the LOC115643024 gene encoding glycine-rich cell wall structural protein-like isoform X37, producing the protein MAVSVTPTFLRCFVMLGPTSLCSGVSAGCVEHLSGTQGVAGGHRGGCCWGVQGGRVELRDSEAGVAGLYRGRALLGGSEADVARLYRGWVLLGCTGGEGGAEGLGGGCCWVVQGVGVAGVYRGAGGAEGLRGGRCWVVQGVDGAGGLRGGCCWVVQGVLLGDSEAGVAGLYRGRALLGDSEAGVAGLYRGRVLLGDSEAGVAGLYGGGVAWGLRGGCCWVVQGGGCCWGTQRQVLLGCTGGAVLLGDSEAGVARLYRGAVLLGDSEAGVARLYRGAVLLGDSEAGVAGLYRGAGVAGGLRGGSCWVAQGAGVAGGLRGGCCWVVWWGSCWGTQRRVLLGCTGVLMGRICCTSGRRIKAPSPHSPTDPLAHTAGGR; encoded by the exons atggCTGTGAGTGTGACACCCACATTTCTTCGGTGTTTTGTCATGCTGGGCCCCACATCCCTGTGTTCAGGGGTCTCTGCCGGGTGCGTTGAGCATTTGTCTGGCACACAGGGTGTTGCTGGGG gacaca GGGGTGGGTGTTGCTGGGGTGTACAGGGGGGGCGGGTGGAGCTGAGGGACTCAGAGGCGGGCGTTGCTGGGTTGTACAGGGGGCGGGCGTTGCTGGGTGGCTCAGAGGCAGATGTTGCTAGGTTGTACAGGGGGTGGGTGTTGCTGGGGTGTACAGGGGGGGAGGGTGGAGCTGAGGGACTCGGAGGTGGGTGTTGTTGG GTTGTACAGGGGGTGGGTGTTGCTGGGGTGTACAGGGGGGCGGGTGGAGCTGAGGGACTCAGAGGTGGGCGTTGCTGGGTTGTACAGGGGGTGGATGGTGCTGGGGGACTCAGAGGCGGGTGTTGCTGGGTTGTACAGGGGGTGTTGCTGGGGGACTCAGAGGCGGGCGTTGCTGGGTTGTACAGGGGGCGGGCGTTGCTGGGGGACTCAGAGGCAGGTGTTGCTGGGTTGTACAGGGGGCGGGTGTTGCTGGGGGACTCAGAG GCAGGTGTTGCCGGGTTGTACGGTGGGGGTGTTGCTTGGGGACTCAGAGGCGGGTGTTGCTGGGTTGTACAGGGGGGCGGGTGTTGCTGGGGGACTCAGAGGCAGGTGTTGCTGGGTTGTACAGGGGGAGCGGTGTTGCTGGGGGACTCAGAGGCGGGTGTTGCTCGGTTGTACAGGGGAGCGGTGTTGCTGGGGGACTCAGAGGCGGGTGTTGCTCGGTTGTACAGGGGAGCGGTGTTGCTGGGGGACTCAGAGGCAGGTGTTGCTGGGTTGTACAGGGGGGCGGGTGTTGCTGGGGGACTCAGAGGCGGGAGTTGCTGGGTTGCACAGGGGGCAGGTGTTGCTGGGGGACTCAGAGGCGGGTGTTGCTGGGTTGTATGGTGGGGGTCTTGCTGGGGGACTCAGAGGCGGGTGTTGCTGGGTTGCACAGGGGTGCTGATGGGCAGGATATGCTGCACCTCAGGGAGAAGGATCAAggcccccagcccccacagccccactgaccCTCTAGCCCACACggctggggggaggtga
- the LOC115643024 gene encoding glycine-rich cell wall structural protein-like isoform X33 has translation MAVSVTPTFLRCFVMLGPTSLCSGVSAGCVEHLSGTQGVAGGHRGGCCWGVQGGRVELRDSEAGVAGLYRGRALLGGSEADVARLYRGWVLLGCTGGEGGAEGLGGGCCWVVQGVGVAGVYRGAGGAEGLRGGRCWVVQGAGVAGGLRGRCCWVVQGAGVAGGLRGGCCWVVQGGGWCWGTQRWELLGCTGGGCCWGTQRWVLLGCTGGRALLGDSEAGVAGLYGGVLLGCTGGGCCWVVQGGGCCWGTQRQVLLGCTGGAVLLGDSEAGVARLYRGAVLLGDSEAGVARLYRGAVLLGDSEAGVAGLYRGAGVAGGLRGGSCWVAQGAGVAGGLRGGCCWVVWWGSCWGTQRRVLLGCTGVLMGRICCTSGRRIKAPSPHSPTDPLAHTAGGR, from the exons atggCTGTGAGTGTGACACCCACATTTCTTCGGTGTTTTGTCATGCTGGGCCCCACATCCCTGTGTTCAGGGGTCTCTGCCGGGTGCGTTGAGCATTTGTCTGGCACACAGGGTGTTGCTGGGG gacaca GGGGTGGGTGTTGCTGGGGTGTACAGGGGGGGCGGGTGGAGCTGAGGGACTCAGAGGCGGGCGTTGCTGGGTTGTACAGGGGGCGGGCGTTGCTGGGTGGCTCAGAGGCAGATGTTGCTAGGTTGTACAGGGGGTGGGTGTTGCTGGGGTGTACAGGGGGGGAGGGTGGAGCTGAGGGACTCGGAGGTGGGTGTTGTTGG GTTGTACAGGGGGTGGGTGTTGCTGGGGTGTACAGGGGGGCGGGTGGAGCTGAGGGACTCAGAG GCGGGCGTTGCTGGGTTGTACAGGGGGCGGGCGTTGCTGGGGGACTCAGAGGCAGGTGTTGCTGGGTTGTACAGGGGGCGGGTGTTGCTGGGGGACTCAGAGGCGGGTGTTGCTGGG TTGTACAGGGGGGTGGATGGTGCTGGGGGACTCAGAGGTGGGAGTTGCTGGGTTGTACAGGGGGCGGGTGTTGCTGGGGGACTCAGAGGTGGGTGTTGTTGGGTTGTACAGGGGGGCGGGCGTTGCTGGGGGACTCAGAGGCAGGTGTTGCTGGGTTGTACGGGGGGGTGTTGCTGGGTTGTACAGGGG GCGGGTGTTGCTGGGTTGTACAGGGGGGCGGGTGTTGCTGGGGGACTCAGAGGCAGGTGTTGCTGGGTTGTACAGGGGGAGCGGTGTTGCTGGGGGACTCAGAGGCGGGTGTTGCTCGGTTGTACAGGGGAGCGGTGTTGCTGGGGGACTCAGAGGCGGGTGTTGCTCGGTTGTACAGGGGAGCGGTGTTGCTGGGGGACTCAGAGGCAGGTGTTGCTGGGTTGTACAGGGGGGCGGGTGTTGCTGGGGGACTCAGAGGCGGGAGTTGCTGGGTTGCACAGGGGGCAGGTGTTGCTGGGGGACTCAGAGGCGGGTGTTGCTGGGTTGTATGGTGGGGGTCTTGCTGGGGGACTCAGAGGCGGGTGTTGCTGGGTTGCACAGGGGTGCTGATGGGCAGGATATGCTGCACCTCAGGGAGAAGGATCAAggcccccagcccccacagccccactgaccCTCTAGCCCACACggctggggggaggtga
- the LOC115643024 gene encoding PE-PGRS family protein PE_PGRS33-like isoform X30, which yields MAVSVTPTFLRCFVMLGPTSLCSGVSAGCVEHLSGTQGVAGGHRGGCCWGVQGGRVELRDSEAGVAGLYRGRALLGGSEADVARLYRGWVLLGCTGGEGGAEGLGGGCCWVVQGVGVAGVYRGAGGAEGLRGGRCWVVQGVDGAGGLRGGCCWVVQGVLLGDSEAGVAGLYRGRALLGDSEAGVAGLYRGRVLLGDSEVGVAGLYRGRVLLGDSEVGVVGLYRGAGVAGGLRGRCCWVVRGGGCCWVVQGGGCCWGTQRQVLLGCTGGAVLLGDSEAGVARLYRGAVLLGDSEAGVARLYRGAVLLGDSEAGVAGLYRGAGVAGGLRGGSCWVAQGAGVAGGLRGGCCWVVWWGSCWGTQRRVLLGCTGVLMGRICCTSGRRIKAPSPHSPTDPLAHTAGGR from the exons atggCTGTGAGTGTGACACCCACATTTCTTCGGTGTTTTGTCATGCTGGGCCCCACATCCCTGTGTTCAGGGGTCTCTGCCGGGTGCGTTGAGCATTTGTCTGGCACACAGGGTGTTGCTGGGG gacaca GGGGTGGGTGTTGCTGGGGTGTACAGGGGGGGCGGGTGGAGCTGAGGGACTCAGAGGCGGGCGTTGCTGGGTTGTACAGGGGGCGGGCGTTGCTGGGTGGCTCAGAGGCAGATGTTGCTAGGTTGTACAGGGGGTGGGTGTTGCTGGGGTGTACAGGGGGGGAGGGTGGAGCTGAGGGACTCGGAGGTGGGTGTTGTTGG GTTGTACAGGGGGTGGGTGTTGCTGGGGTGTACAGGGGGGCGGGTGGAGCTGAGGGACTCAGAGGTGGGCGTTGCTGGGTTGTACAGGGGGTGGATGGTGCTGGGGGACTCAGAGGCGGGTGTTGCTGGGTTGTACAGGGGGTGTTGCTGGGGGACTCAGAGGCGGGCGTTGCTGGGTTGTACAGGGGGCGGGCGTTGCTGGGGGACTCAGAGGCAGGTGTTGCTGGGTTGTACAGGGGGCGGGTGTTGCTGGGGGACTCAGAG GTGGGAGTTGCTGGGTTGTACAGGGGGCGGGTGTTGCTGGGGGACTCAGAGGTGGGTGTTGTTGGGTTGTACAGGGGGGCGGGCGTTGCTGGGGGACTCAGAGGCAGGTGTTGCTGGGTTGTACGGGGGG GCGGGTGTTGCTGGGTTGTACAGGGGGGCGGGTGTTGCTGGGGGACTCAGAGGCAGGTGTTGCTGGGTTGTACAGGGGGAGCGGTGTTGCTGGGGGACTCAGAGGCGGGTGTTGCTCGGTTGTACAGGGGAGCGGTGTTGCTGGGGGACTCAGAGGCGGGTGTTGCTCGGTTGTACAGGGGAGCGGTGTTGCTGGGGGACTCAGAGGCAGGTGTTGCTGGGTTGTACAGGGGGGCGGGTGTTGCTGGGGGACTCAGAGGCGGGAGTTGCTGGGTTGCACAGGGGGCAGGTGTTGCTGGGGGACTCAGAGGCGGGTGTTGCTGGGTTGTATGGTGGGGGTCTTGCTGGGGGACTCAGAGGCGGGTGTTGCTGGGTTGCACAGGGGTGCTGATGGGCAGGATATGCTGCACCTCAGGGAGAAGGATCAAggcccccagcccccacagccccactgaccCTCTAGCCCACACggctggggggaggtga